DNA from Planctomycetia bacterium:
GTTTGCCGTTGCGCCCACAAAGCCAATCCCAGAAATGTCCAGACGCCCCATTTGGCGTCGCGCCGGCCGCTGAGATGTTCGTTCCAATATTGTCGCAGTTTTGGTTGACTGATGTACGGATCGAACGGCGACGATTGGTTGAACAGGGCGCCTTCCACCATTTCGCGTAGTTCGTTTCGCAACCATTCCCCGAGCGGAACCGCGAAGCCCCGCTTGGTGCGCGTCAGCAGGTTCTGCGGTACGTGTCGACCGAGCGACCGCACGAGCATTGCCTTACGCAAGCCTCCGGCGAGATGCTCCGCTGGCGGGATGCGCAACGCCACTTCGATCAGCTCGCGATCGAGCAGCGGCACGCGCACCTCCAGGCTATGGTGCATCGACGCCATATCCATCTTTTTCAGGCACCGCTGCAACTGGCCGTAGAATTCCGCTTTTCGCGAGAACTGCGCCAAGTCGTCCGCGCGCCAGATTTTGCCAGAGCGATAAATCTCGAAGTCATCCGGCAAGTCATGTAGATCCGGAGCAAGCTGTCGCAGATCCCGAGATTTGAGGCGCGAGTTCACTTCGAAGTAATAGTCGCCCGCGGTGTCGGCCATGATCACGTCCGACCGGCGTCGCCCCACGCCCAGTCGACCGGCCAAATACATCGCGCGCCGCACCGCTCGCGGCCAGCGAAACGCTCCCTGGCTGCGCATCAACGACAACGGGCGCTCGTAACCGAAGAACAATTCGTCGCCTCCGTCGCCGCTCAGCGCCACCGTCACTTGCTCGCGCGCCAACTCGCTGACAAACAGCGTCGGCAAGATGGAAAAATCTGCGAACGGTTCATGCTGCGCCGCCGCCACCTGTTCGATCAGTCGCAACGCATCGTGGCCCGACATCGGCCGCACAAAATGCTGCACCTGTAAATGTCGGGCATACGCGGATGCATCGTCGGTTTCGTCTTGATTCCATCCGGGATTGCCAATCGTAAACGATTTCAGTTCTCCCGGCGCCAGGCGATGGAGCACAGCTGTGACTAAGGGGGAATCGATTCCGCCGGAGAGAAATGTGCCCAGCGGCACGTCGGACTGACGTTGCCTTCGCAGCACGCGATCCAACGCGCAGGCCACGGCCTCGTCGGCCTCGCCTGCGCTGAGCAACGGCTCTCCCGCGTCAGGCAACCGCCACCAGACGCCATGTCGCAGGGCGCCTGTCTCGCTGACTTCCAAATAGCAACCAGGCGCCAATTGATGCGTATCGCGGTAGAGGCCGTAGGGCGCCGGCAAATGGTGCAGGCGCAAATACAAGTGTAACGCCTTGGGGCACACCTCAGACGGTCCGCCCGCCGGAGCATCGAACAAGCAATCGAATTGCGAAGCGAAGCAGAATTCGTCGCCATTCGACGGCGCGAAATAATACAACGGCTTGATGCCCGCGTGGTCACGGGCCAGGAGCAA
Protein-coding regions in this window:
- the asnB gene encoding asparagine synthase (glutamine-hydrolyzing); this encodes MCGICGIVDFSGRATGADADRSVRAMMDRMARRGPDDSGQWRSPRGDVRLGFRRLAILDLTAAGHQPMLAQDGRSVIVFNGEIYNYLELRAELEALGVVFRSTSDTEVLLEALSRWGVDALPKLNGMFAFGWYRLDNRTLLLARDHAGIKPLYYFAPSNGDEFCFASQFDCLFDAPAGGPSEVCPKALHLYLRLHHLPAPYGLYRDTHQLAPGCYLEVSETGALRHGVWWRLPDAGEPLLSAGEADEAVACALDRVLRRQRQSDVPLGTFLSGGIDSPLVTAVLHRLAPGELKSFTIGNPGWNQDETDDASAYARHLQVQHFVRPMSGHDALRLIEQVAAAQHEPFADFSILPTLFVSELAREQVTVALSGDGGDELFFGYERPLSLMRSQGAFRWPRAVRRAMYLAGRLGVGRRRSDVIMADTAGDYYFEVNSRLKSRDLRQLAPDLHDLPDDFEIYRSGKIWRADDLAQFSRKAEFYGQLQRCLKKMDMASMHHSLEVRVPLLDRELIEVALRIPPAEHLAGGLRKAMLVRSLGRHVPQNLLTRTKRGFAVPLGEWLRNELREMVEGALFNQSSPFDPYISQPKLRQYWNEHLSGRRDAKWGVWTFLGLALWAQRQTEVKSAAFCLAS